In one window of Frigoriglobus tundricola DNA:
- a CDS encoding 3-keto-disaccharide hydrolase, with product MLADLEAALSHRSVRVRRVLIVAAGFALSAAALAALAALAVALWPTAARQPSHEEPEAETGWVSLFNGRDFTGWETFLQGGRPGEDPSGVFSIVEKDASPVIRVSGTRHGALTSEGEYENYHLRLEYRWETPKGAHNSGLNYHAVGPHGQGFLGMMKAHEMEIYPPNTGGYFRTGDHRLCDLAELRDGRLESTGPAGMRARVLCNCEHQLGLWNQVELVCVGDTALHIVNSFVVLAIARSRQPTATAEAPLTRGRLQLQSYMGAIYFRRIEIRPVTGIPKRFQRMVAAVR from the coding sequence ATGCTCGCCGATCTGGAGGCCGCCCTGTCGCACCGGTCGGTTCGCGTCCGCCGCGTCCTGATTGTCGCTGCCGGGTTCGCTCTGTCCGCGGCCGCCCTGGCCGCCCTCGCCGCCCTCGCCGTGGCCCTGTGGCCGACCGCGGCCCGGCAGCCGTCACATGAGGAGCCGGAGGCGGAGACGGGATGGGTCAGCCTGTTCAACGGCCGCGACTTCACCGGCTGGGAAACGTTCCTACAGGGCGGCCGGCCCGGCGAGGATCCTAGTGGCGTGTTCTCGATCGTGGAGAAGGACGCCAGCCCGGTGATCCGGGTCAGCGGCACCCGCCACGGCGCGCTCACGAGCGAGGGCGAATACGAGAACTATCACCTGCGGTTGGAGTACCGCTGGGAGACGCCCAAGGGGGCGCACAACAGCGGCCTGAACTACCACGCGGTTGGTCCGCACGGCCAGGGGTTCCTCGGGATGATGAAGGCACACGAGATGGAAATCTATCCCCCGAACACGGGCGGCTACTTCCGAACGGGCGACCACCGCCTGTGCGACCTGGCCGAGCTGCGCGACGGCCGGTTGGAGTCGACGGGGCCGGCCGGTATGCGGGCGCGGGTTCTGTGCAACTGTGAGCACCAGTTGGGACTGTGGAACCAGGTAGAATTGGTGTGCGTGGGCGACACGGCTCTTCACATTGTGAACAGCTTTGTGGTACTCGCGATTGCGCGATCGCGGCAGCCCACCGCGACCGCCGAGGCGCCGCTGACGCGCGGCCGGCTCCAGTTGCAATCGTACATGGGCGCCATCTACTTCCGCCGCATCGAAATTCGCCCCGTGACGGGAATTCCGAAGCGGTTCCAGCGCATGGTCGCGGCCGTGAGGTGA
- a CDS encoding DUF5131 family protein translates to MSDHSSIEWTDATWNPVRGCTKISPGCARCYASTFAERFRGVKGHPYEQGFDLRLVPEKLADPFLWTARRRVFVNSMSDLFHADVPDEYIERVARVMAAADWHTYQVLTKRSERMADLLRTKLRFAADLPHVWWGVSVENRRHGLPRIDHLRAAPAAVRFLSVEPLLEDLGRVDLTGIHWVIVGGESGHGARPMAADWVRALRDRCEASGVSFFFKQWGGVRKSAAGRQLDARTHDDQPPVRDAHMPPRRVRLQMAEDCEAPAPAN, encoded by the coding sequence ATGAGCGACCACAGCAGCATCGAGTGGACCGATGCGACCTGGAACCCGGTCCGCGGGTGCACCAAGATCAGCCCCGGCTGCGCCCGGTGCTACGCTTCGACGTTCGCCGAGCGCTTCCGCGGCGTGAAGGGCCACCCCTACGAACAGGGCTTCGACCTGCGGCTCGTGCCCGAAAAGCTGGCCGACCCGTTCCTGTGGACGGCCCGACGGCGCGTGTTCGTCAACTCCATGAGCGACCTGTTCCATGCCGACGTGCCCGACGAGTACATCGAGCGCGTCGCGCGGGTGATGGCCGCGGCCGACTGGCACACGTATCAGGTGCTCACGAAGCGGTCCGAGCGGATGGCCGATCTACTCCGCACCAAGTTGCGCTTCGCGGCCGACCTGCCGCACGTCTGGTGGGGCGTGAGTGTGGAGAACCGGCGCCACGGCCTGCCGCGCATCGACCACCTGCGCGCCGCCCCGGCCGCGGTGCGGTTCCTCTCCGTCGAGCCGCTCCTCGAAGACCTGGGGCGCGTCGATCTCACGGGCATCCACTGGGTGATCGTCGGGGGCGAGAGCGGGCACGGCGCGCGGCCGATGGCGGCGGACTGGGTCCGCGCGCTCCGCGACCGGTGCGAGGCGAGCGGGGTGTCGTTCTTCTTCAAGCAGTGGGGCGGCGTGCGCAAAAGCGCGGCCGGCCGCCAACTCGACGCGCGCACGCACGACGACCAGCCGCCCGTGCGCGACGCGCACATGCCGCCCCGCCGCGTGCGCTTGCAGATGGCCGAAGATTGCGAGGCCCCTGCGCCCGCGAATTGA
- a CDS encoding DUF1559 domain-containing protein, protein MTDRDRRPVRSAFTLIELLVVIAIIAVLIGLLLPAVQKVREAAARAQCSNNLKQIGLAFHNYHGVYNKLPTGASDGSPAGQSFSTCCNWNDQSAATENTAGQMDERTGFSWLYQILPYVEQQALYSLPSRATVYATPVKIYYCPSARPPTVYSGEAKSDYVGNAGNVWAQDGGGTVIHTTVPWHSAYSFPTVTLLTITDGTSNTLLIGEKWLHPQQQGKDGGDNEPFVNAGWDEDHVRATGGTYNCEYCFGSTSSTAVSINFVPRRNLDAPNPPSGTTIWNELMGSPHTGGMNALMADGSVHFVAFSVDPNVWSAVGSRAGGETLELP, encoded by the coding sequence GTGACCGATCGTGATCGTCGCCCCGTGAGATCCGCCTTCACGCTGATCGAGCTGCTGGTGGTCATCGCCATCATTGCGGTCCTGATCGGCTTGCTCCTCCCCGCGGTACAAAAGGTCCGCGAGGCCGCGGCCCGGGCGCAGTGCTCGAACAACCTGAAGCAAATCGGCCTGGCGTTTCACAACTACCACGGCGTGTACAACAAGTTGCCGACCGGCGCCAGTGACGGGAGCCCGGCGGGCCAATCGTTTTCGACGTGCTGCAACTGGAACGACCAGAGCGCGGCGACCGAAAACACGGCCGGGCAAATGGACGAGCGCACGGGCTTCAGTTGGCTCTATCAGATTCTGCCGTACGTCGAACAGCAAGCCCTGTACAGCTTGCCCAGCCGGGCAACAGTGTACGCGACGCCCGTGAAGATTTATTACTGCCCGTCGGCCCGGCCGCCGACCGTGTACAGCGGCGAGGCCAAAAGTGACTATGTGGGGAACGCCGGCAACGTGTGGGCGCAAGACGGCGGCGGCACCGTGATTCACACGACCGTCCCGTGGCATTCGGCTTACAGCTTCCCGACCGTGACCCTCTTGACGATTACGGACGGCACGTCGAACACCTTGCTAATCGGTGAGAAATGGCTGCACCCGCAGCAGCAAGGCAAGGACGGCGGCGACAACGAACCGTTCGTTAACGCGGGTTGGGACGAGGACCACGTCCGCGCCACGGGCGGCACCTACAACTGCGAGTACTGCTTCGGGTCGACGTCGTCGACCGCGGTCTCGATCAATTTCGTTCCGCGTCGGAACCTCGACGCGCCGAACCCCCCGAGCGGCACGACCATCTGGAACGAACTGATGGGCAGCCCGCACACGGGCGGCATGAACGCGCTCATGGCGGACGGTTCGGTTCACTTCGTGGCTTTCAGTGTCGATCCGAACGTGTGGTCGGCAGTGGGCTCGCGCGCCGGTGGCGAGACGCTCGAACTGCCCTGA
- a CDS encoding ECF-type sigma factor has translation MDPGSVTLWLNRLTTGDREALGPLWERYYERVVSLARTRLRRLDVRAADEEDVAASAFYQFYRSAADNGFARLENRDDLWQVLAVLTGRKALDYHKYESRGKRRGGGGELPVEVAGGGGDPAAATLAADEVQILFERLPDDQAREVARLKLECHSNKEIADRLGCTVRTVTRRLALIRSIWGGACP, from the coding sequence ATGGACCCTGGTTCGGTGACACTCTGGCTCAACCGGCTCACGACCGGCGACCGGGAGGCACTCGGCCCGCTCTGGGAGCGCTACTACGAGCGGGTCGTTTCGCTCGCCCGGACCCGCCTGCGGCGCCTGGACGTCCGAGCGGCCGATGAGGAGGACGTGGCCGCGTCGGCCTTTTACCAGTTCTACCGGTCCGCCGCCGATAACGGCTTCGCCCGGTTGGAGAACCGCGACGATCTCTGGCAGGTGTTGGCCGTTCTCACCGGCCGCAAGGCGTTGGACTACCACAAGTATGAGTCGCGCGGGAAGCGGCGCGGCGGGGGGGGCGAACTCCCGGTGGAGGTGGCCGGCGGCGGCGGTGATCCGGCCGCCGCGACCCTGGCCGCTGACGAGGTGCAGATCCTGTTCGAGCGATTGCCCGACGATCAGGCCCGGGAGGTCGCCCGCCTGAAACTCGAGTGCCACTCTAACAAGGAGATCGCCGACCGCCTCGGGTGCACCGTCCGCACTGTCACCCGCCGGTTGGCGCTCATCCGCTCGATCTGGGGCGGTGCATGTCCGTGA
- a CDS encoding serine/threonine-protein kinase, with protein sequence MSVTAYERLPLDSQRRLDAVCLRFERAWAGPVRPDVRDHLADTPPEERAAWLTELLHLELECRNRAGESPRPAEYHQRLPNDTRVINAVFAEAAASAVGVGSVVGKYRLTRLIGRGGMSSVYEADDPVIGRPVAVKLLTGRADAAKITEEARLAGRLAHPNIVTVYDAGSDGGVWYMAMERLAVSASDRLKQGGPFDPPTATRIAADVCRGLATAHAAGLVHRDIKPANVLLTGATGTLVAKLSDFGLARETDGGGAFEIAGTPAYMPPEVLAGHPAGPSGDIYSLGATYYTLLTGRPPYQAATAAEATAAHRGAPAPTPRRARAKCRPSPPTSLPARWPRIRPAGTPVPPRCSPIWRPPCRTGRFASAAS encoded by the coding sequence ATGTCCGTGACGGCTTACGAACGGTTGCCGCTCGACTCGCAGCGCCGGCTCGACGCAGTGTGCTTGCGCTTCGAGCGGGCGTGGGCCGGTCCCGTTCGCCCCGACGTTCGGGACCACCTGGCCGACACGCCCCCCGAAGAGCGGGCCGCCTGGCTCACGGAACTGCTCCACCTCGAACTCGAATGCCGCAACCGGGCCGGTGAGTCCCCCCGCCCGGCGGAGTACCACCAGCGCCTGCCGAACGACACCCGCGTCATCAACGCCGTGTTTGCGGAGGCCGCGGCGAGTGCGGTGGGCGTCGGATCGGTGGTCGGCAAGTACCGCCTGACGCGGCTGATCGGCCGGGGCGGGATGAGCAGCGTCTACGAGGCCGACGACCCGGTGATCGGCCGGCCGGTGGCGGTGAAGTTGCTGACCGGACGGGCCGACGCGGCGAAGATAACGGAGGAGGCCCGACTGGCCGGCCGGCTGGCCCATCCGAACATCGTGACGGTTTACGACGCCGGGTCCGACGGCGGCGTGTGGTACATGGCGATGGAGCGGCTGGCCGTCTCCGCCTCTGACCGGTTGAAGCAGGGCGGGCCGTTCGACCCGCCGACCGCCACGCGCATTGCCGCCGACGTCTGCCGCGGGCTGGCGACGGCGCACGCGGCGGGACTGGTCCACCGCGACATCAAGCCGGCAAACGTGCTCCTGACCGGGGCGACCGGAACCCTGGTCGCCAAGCTCTCCGACTTCGGTCTGGCCCGCGAGACCGACGGGGGGGGCGCCTTCGAAATTGCCGGCACGCCGGCGTACATGCCGCCGGAGGTACTGGCCGGCCACCCGGCCGGCCCCAGCGGCGACATCTACTCCCTCGGCGCGACCTACTACACGCTGTTGACCGGCCGGCCCCCTTACCAGGCCGCGACGGCCGCCGAGGCGACCGCGGCCCACCGCGGCGCTCCCGCCCCGACCCCCCGCCGCGCGCGCGCGAAGTGCCGGCCCTCGCCGCCCACATCGTTGCCCGCGCGATGGCCAAGGATCCGGCCCGCCGGTACCCCGGTGCCGCCACGATGCTCGCCGATCTGGAGGCCGCCCTGTCGCACCGGTCGGTTCGCGTCCGCCGCGTCCTGA